The Terriglobus roseus region CATCGATTAGGTCGCGTCCTGTAAGTAATGGCGTGGGGCGGTAGACCTCTTCGGGCGCTTTCTCGAACTCTTCTTTTGCGAAGTGGTACAAGTCCAGCAGGTTGTGCGAGCTGGTGACGTCGAGCTTGTGCAGCGCGAGATGCTCAGGGAAATCGTTCAGCCGGAAGAAGCGTTTGAGCGTGCTCTGCTTCATGTGCTTCACGTCGCCGAAGCGCATGTGGTTGGCGACGAGTGAGACGACCTGATCGATGTCCGCCGAAGAGAAACGCAGGCGATTCATGATGGCGCGCGTCATGGTGGCGCCCACTTCTGCGTGGCCGTTGAAGCGGATGCGCGGCTTGGGATCAGCAGGATCGGGGGGACGAAAAGTTGGCGGCTTGCCTACGTCGTGCAGCAGCGCGCCCCATGCCAATGTGCCCTTCACGTTTGCGGGAAGTTGATCGAGCAGAAGCAGCGTGTGAATCCACACGTCTCCTTCAGGGTGCCATTCGGGCGGTTGCTCCACTCCTTTCATGGCGGCAACTTCTGGCAGCACGTGTTGTAGCAGACCGGTTTCGTCGAGTAGTTCAAAGGCCCGTTTCGCGTGGCCTTCGGTGAGCATTTTGGTGAGCTCGTCGCGGATGCGTTCGTTGCTGACCTGCGTGATGGTGGCGGCCTGTTGCTGGATGGCGCGCATGGTTTGCGCTTCTATGGTGAAGTCAAAGCGCGCGGCGAAACGGACGGCGCGCAACATGCGGAGCTTATCTTCTTCGAAGCGCTTTTGAGGATCACCGATGGCGCGCACGATGCCGGCTTTCAGATCCTGCTGGCCGTTTACGAAGTCGAGTAGCTTTTCTTTGATGTTGTCTTCGGTGAGGCCAATGGGGTCGAGCAGCATGCCGTTGATGGTGAAGTCGCGGCGTTGTACATCGTCTTCTGGTTTCTCTGCGTATTCCACGTCTACTGGGCGACGGCCGTCGACGTATTCGCCGTCGCAACGGAAGGTGGCGACTTCCGTTTGTACTTCGCAGCCTTCGCCCTTGTTGGCGTTGCATACGATGACAACGCCGAAATGCGCGCCGACGGAGAAGGTGCGGTCGAAGCCCATCATTACCTTTTCAGGGCGGGCATTGGTGGCTACGTCGTAATCCTTGGCGGCGATGCCCATGAGCAGATCGCGCACGCATCCGCCAGCGAAATAGGCGTGGAAGCCGCGGTCGTCCAGTTCTTCCACAATGTGCAGGGCTGCTTGAAATGCAGGTGTTGCCTTCGCGTTTTCCAGTGCCTTCATCACTCTCTAGGATGCTCCTTTCGTGTGAGGATGTCTTTGCGGCAGCAGCGGCGCGGAAATCTGCATCAGAAAGTGTGAAGACCGCATGAGCAACTCCTCAATGGAAACCGGTACGGGGTACGCGCAGTGGCGAATGGCGGCGCTGTTTGCGCTGACGCTGACGTGCGTGGTGGCGACATTGCTGTTTGCGCACACGCTGATGTTTCCCATCATTGGCGCGATTACGCTGGCTGTGGTGACGCAGCCGCTGTCTGTGTGGTTGCGTAAGCGTTGGTCGCCCACGCTGGCCGGGATTGCCATGGTGGTGCTTGTGAGCCTGGTGTTGTTCGTGCCGATGTATGTGCTGATCAAGCATCTGGTGGTGCAGGCCATTGCGCTGGCTCGCTATGTTGAGTCGGGCGGTGTGGACGACTTTTTTGCTGAGCTTGCGGTGAAGCATCCGAAGCTGGGCGATGCAATCCAAAATGCGATTACGCAGTTTGCTCCGGGGATGTCAGGCCGCGCGATTGCGGGATGGTCTGCGCCCAAGCTGGGGCAGGCGTTTGGCGCGATCGTTCACGGCATTGTGAGCATTGTGTTGCTGCTGTTTTTCTACTTCTTCCTGGTGCGGGATGAGGCGGTGGCGCTGCGTGCGTGGGAGTCGATCTTGCCGTTGCGCGATGACGAGACATTTGATTTCAGCCGCAAGCTGCGCGACATTATCGACGCGATTTTTGCGGGGCGTTTGCTGATTGCCATGTTGCAGGGAGTGGCTTCCGGTGTGGCGTACTGGTTGGTGGGTGTGCCGGGTGCGCTGTTGTGGGGATTTGTCACGTTTATCTGCTGTTTGATCCCCGCGTTTGGCGCGTTTTTGGCGTGGGTGCCGATTTGTTTGTACGTGGGGTTGGTGCTGAGTTGGACGAAATGTCTGAT contains the following coding sequences:
- a CDS encoding CCA tRNA nucleotidyltransferase; its protein translation is MKALENAKATPAFQAALHIVEELDDRGFHAYFAGGCVRDLLMGIAAKDYDVATNARPEKVMMGFDRTFSVGAHFGVVIVCNANKGEGCEVQTEVATFRCDGEYVDGRRPVDVEYAEKPEDDVQRRDFTINGMLLDPIGLTEDNIKEKLLDFVNGQQDLKAGIVRAIGDPQKRFEEDKLRMLRAVRFAARFDFTIEAQTMRAIQQQAATITQVSNERIRDELTKMLTEGHAKRAFELLDETGLLQHVLPEVAAMKGVEQPPEWHPEGDVWIHTLLLLDQLPANVKGTLAWGALLHDVGKPPTFRPPDPADPKPRIRFNGHAEVGATMTRAIMNRLRFSSADIDQVVSLVANHMRFGDVKHMKQSTLKRFFRLNDFPEHLALHKLDVTSSHNLLDLYHFAKEEFEKAPEEVYRPTPLLTGRDLIDAGLRPGPRFKQLLQDLEDAQLEGAIHTREEAINLLRDLLAKSPVEIAR
- a CDS encoding AI-2E family transporter, coding for MSNSSMETGTGYAQWRMAALFALTLTCVVATLLFAHTLMFPIIGAITLAVVTQPLSVWLRKRWSPTLAGIAMVVLVSLVLFVPMYVLIKHLVVQAIALARYVESGGVDDFFAELAVKHPKLGDAIQNAITQFAPGMSGRAIAGWSAPKLGQAFGAIVHGIVSIVLLLFFYFFLVRDEAVALRAWESILPLRDDETFDFSRKLRDIIDAIFAGRLLIAMLQGVASGVAYWLVGVPGALLWGFVTFICCLIPAFGAFLAWVPICLYVGLVLSWTKCLILAIWCSAVVSTMDNFLYPVFVGKKTDLHTGVVFVAIFGGLAFFGISGFILGPVLVASAILLLQIWKQRLAEAGVH